From a region of the Neobacillus niacini genome:
- a CDS encoding VanW family protein has translation MSIRTWAISFILVGSLIGLAGCAEKTNGKEADLEHKVTELEKKLEEQKAAEEAARKAAEEAEAKRKAEEEAKKPKVVNVVDPTTKNIIKSLIPVDMGYGTDNEKYKKELENWARDLARGTDTTPGYDTKMMLDKIDANGQVIKGKPLVILEEAELVNKIIEASVKGGDVFLPIYVTESGYKPEDAAHLSEVVVATYTTKFNPSITGRNKNIELSAQAIDNVIVGTGDIFSFNYTVGPSDEAHGYQPAQEIVNKQLVMGIGGGICQTSSTLFNAVDQLAVDYVEWHHHSLTVGYVPEGRDATVSYGGKDFQFKNTAGVPLLIKAIYNPNGTLTVEMRTSAAYQALLQKR, from the coding sequence ATGTCTATACGGACGTGGGCGATTTCATTCATATTAGTTGGCAGTTTAATAGGGTTAGCGGGATGTGCGGAGAAAACAAACGGTAAAGAAGCTGATCTGGAGCACAAAGTAACAGAACTCGAAAAGAAACTAGAAGAGCAAAAAGCTGCAGAAGAAGCGGCTAGGAAAGCAGCGGAAGAGGCAGAAGCAAAAAGAAAAGCTGAGGAAGAGGCTAAAAAGCCTAAAGTGGTTAACGTAGTCGATCCAACTACCAAAAACATTATTAAAAGCCTGATTCCAGTCGATATGGGATATGGAACTGATAATGAAAAATATAAGAAGGAGCTTGAAAACTGGGCTAGGGATTTAGCAAGAGGAACAGATACAACGCCTGGTTATGACACGAAGATGATGCTAGATAAAATTGATGCCAATGGTCAGGTGATCAAAGGGAAACCACTAGTCATTCTTGAAGAAGCAGAACTAGTGAATAAAATCATCGAGGCTTCCGTTAAGGGAGGAGATGTTTTTCTTCCTATTTATGTCACCGAAAGCGGATATAAGCCAGAGGATGCTGCCCATTTATCTGAAGTTGTCGTAGCCACATATACAACAAAATTTAATCCAAGTATAACAGGAAGAAATAAAAACATTGAATTGTCTGCACAGGCAATTGATAATGTGATAGTTGGAACAGGAGATATTTTCTCTTTTAACTATACAGTTGGACCAAGTGACGAAGCACATGGATACCAGCCCGCCCAAGAAATTGTTAATAAGCAATTGGTCATGGGAATTGGCGGTGGTATTTGTCAAACTTCCTCAACCTTGTTTAACGCAGTAGATCAACTTGCTGTCGACTATGTGGAATGGCACCATCATTCTCTGACAGTCGGTTATGTACCTGAAGGACGAGACGCAACGGTTTCTTATGGTGGAAAGGATTTTCAATTTAAGAATACAGCGGGTGTACCGTTATTGATTAAAGCGATTTATAATCCGAATGGAACCCTAACGGTGGAGATGAGGACCTCAGCGGCCTATCAAGCCTTACTTCAAAAGCGATAA
- a CDS encoding SDR family oxidoreductase, translating to MELLLQGQVAFITGAGSGIGRATALKLAENGAKIALVDLHPENCTEVKQLVEEKGSEALIVEANVSSVEDMINSYDQVIEKWGRLDIVFANAGINGVVAPIEDLSPDDWDLTISNNLRSTFLTVKYAIPHLKEKGGSIIITSSINGNRVYRGFGMSAYSTSKIGQMGFGKMAALELAKFRIRVNIICPGAIETNINENTWKEKEELKEIEIPIIYPEGSQPLEHHAGKPEQVAELVLFLASKQSNHITGTEIYIDGAESLL from the coding sequence TTGGAATTATTATTACAAGGTCAAGTAGCTTTCATTACAGGTGCGGGATCAGGAATAGGCCGCGCCACAGCCCTTAAATTAGCTGAAAACGGAGCGAAAATTGCTTTAGTCGATTTACACCCAGAAAACTGTACCGAGGTTAAGCAATTGGTTGAGGAAAAAGGGAGCGAGGCTCTCATAGTAGAGGCCAATGTCTCTTCTGTAGAGGATATGATAAATAGTTATGATCAGGTAATTGAGAAATGGGGAAGACTTGATATTGTTTTCGCTAACGCTGGAATTAATGGCGTTGTCGCTCCCATCGAAGACCTTTCACCAGACGATTGGGACCTGACCATTTCTAATAATCTTAGAAGTACCTTTTTAACCGTCAAATATGCTATACCCCATCTGAAAGAAAAAGGAGGCAGCATCATCATTACGAGTTCGATTAATGGTAACCGTGTTTATAGAGGCTTTGGGATGTCCGCCTATAGCACTTCGAAAATTGGACAGATGGGATTCGGAAAGATGGCAGCTCTTGAATTAGCCAAATTTCGTATACGAGTGAATATTATTTGTCCTGGTGCAATTGAAACAAATATAAACGAAAATACATGGAAAGAAAAAGAAGAGCTGAAAGAAATTGAAATTCCAATCATTTATCCTGAAGGTAGTCAACCCCTTGAGCACCACGCAGGAAAGCCTGAACAGGTAGCGGAACTTGTGTTATTTCTGGCTTCCAAGCAATCCAATCATATTACAGGAACAGAAATATACATTGATGGTGCGGAGTCACTATTATAA
- a CDS encoding DNA-3-methyladenine glycosylase I, producing the protein MNRCGWVNQDPLYIDYHDHEWGVPVYDDQLLFEYLNLEGAQAGLSWYTILKKRENYRKAFDYFDPNIIISYDENKIEELLQNEGIVRNKLKINAVITNAKAFLKVKEEFGSFSEYIWSFVDGKPIIHHFKDLSEVPATSDISDKLSKDLKKRGFKFVGSTICYAFMQATGMVNDHLESCICFHKNT; encoded by the coding sequence ATGAATCGATGCGGCTGGGTAAATCAGGATCCACTTTATATTGATTATCATGATCATGAATGGGGCGTGCCCGTGTATGATGATCAATTGTTATTCGAATATTTGAACTTAGAGGGAGCACAAGCAGGCTTGAGCTGGTACACAATACTGAAAAAGAGAGAAAATTATCGCAAGGCATTTGATTATTTTGACCCTAATATCATCATTTCCTACGATGAAAACAAAATTGAAGAACTTTTACAGAATGAAGGAATTGTTCGAAATAAACTCAAAATCAATGCCGTCATTACAAATGCAAAAGCGTTTTTGAAGGTGAAGGAGGAATTTGGTTCCTTTAGCGAGTATATTTGGTCTTTTGTAGATGGTAAGCCGATTATCCATCACTTTAAAGATTTATCAGAAGTTCCAGCTACGTCAGATATAAGTGATAAGTTAAGTAAGGATTTAAAAAAACGCGGTTTTAAATTTGTTGGATCAACGATTTGTTATGCTTTTATGCAAGCCACAGGGATGGTTAATGATCATTTAGAATCATGTATTTGCTTCCATAAAAATACATAG